AAGTAACAGTGTTCCGAACAGAGAGTAACATTTTACTAGTTTGCCTAGTAGAGAAGGGGATTTAACTAAAATAACAAGACTAGTGGAGAAGGACAGATTACAATGTTACAAGAAAAGTAGAAAGTGACAGGCTACACTCTCACCTATTCTAGTAGAGAGGAACAGTTTACAAACCTGCCTTAACAAACGTAATAGAGAGGGACATGTATCTAAATTGCCTCTGCAAGCCTAATGCAGGACATTTCATTCAACAGCGTTTGTCGTTAACAAACCTAATAGAGAGGGACAGATTATTAAGTCGCCGTAACACGCCTAGTGGAAAGGAGTGTGTTGCTAAAGTGCCTTAATATAACTAGTGGCGAGGGGTACAAACCACGTCTAGAGGGATAGTTCACCAAACTACCTTAACAAGCCCAGTAGAGAGCGATAGATTACGTATTTGCCTTAACAAACCTAATGGAGAGCGACAGGTTGCTAAAATGCCTTAACATACCTAGTGGAGAGGGACAGGTTATACATCCGCTTAACAAGTGCACTTTATGAAAGGACATGTTAGTAACATGGCTAAATAATCCGAGAGATTCATAAACAGTCTTAATCAGACTAGACAGGAGGAACAGGTTAGTAACCTAGATAAATGCACCAAATAGATTATGCTATACAATACACCTGATAGAGAGGGACAGGTTAATAAATAACTGgggaaaataaaaatgaaaagggAAATCATTGCTGAGAGTGTCACTGTCAAGGATCCCACACGAGTGGTTTGACTTTCTTGTCTTTCTTTActgcttatttatttatttgattttttaagTATTTTTTTTCGCCTTGTACGGTGACAAAGGAAAGTTGAATGGTAAGTGTAAGCGGACAATTTGCAATGGATTTGCATGACGTTCAAGAGAAAAATGCACACCTTCAACCTTTTCGCTGCGGCAAGTCGGTGGTGTTAGCAGATGGATGTGGCATTTGAGAAAACGGGCAACTTTTAAAATTGGCTTGACACAATCAAAAACCCATGAAGTAATTGACGGCCTCTGGCCTGGAAggttagttggttggttgtttaacgctgcactcagcagtagaTGGTGGCACCTGTAAGTcgtcaagtctgaaccagacaatccagttatcaataACATGAAATTCGATCTCAGAAGATTACTTGCACCACGGACAAGGCCTGCTCACCTACCAGGAAGCAGTATTGTCGGCTATAGGACAGAATTTACTTCGCATGAGTCATAATCTAGAGAGTCTTGAAACTGCGAggtttttcaactttacagttGCTCAGTTTCGTATCCTCTGAGAACACCTGCAGAAAATGAGCCGAAATAATTATACCTCATTATATCTGATATCGCACGTTTTGTATGTTAAATTACTACTATGGTAATATTCATCACTGACACAAAGTTGTCAGTGTCTTATTCATCTTTACCAAAACGCAATTGCTTCTTAATACTTGGACAATATCATTTACATGCAAATGTTACCTACTGAGAACTAAACCAGCGGCCGAAAGCAACGCCACCAAAATATAAACATGGACTGTCAAAATAATTTCATGTTAGTAACCATATTTAGCTCAAGTTTTGTTTTAGACCAGAAAAATATTTGGTGGTGTTTCTTTTGGACGCGAGTTTATCAGTATAAATGAGCTTGTACTGAATATCCAGGGATCGTCATTTAACAGTCTGTCATCAGTATGTCTTTGACCGGTTTAAAGAAGCTGATACTTGAAGCGATATGCACGCTCACTTTACCTTGGAGTTTACCAAACTGTTCCtagtgtttaaaataactgattaaCCTGTAGAAAACGTTGTCGCTCCAGTGGAGTATAGTTGGAAACATTATCTGAACCCcaccttgatgatgatgatgatgatgatgatgatgatgatgatttggagaTTTAACTTGCGCTTTCCAATGtaatgcacatttcacacatggATCCGCTAGGCGATTTAGTGTTTGATCGAAAGAAGGTTGATATGAGCGATACATGAGGCAAACTAAATAGGGATTCAGAGTTGCGTTATtaaatttgtttcaattttgccatAAGTTGTAGGAGGGATGAAGTACCGGGTGGATGGGTTGGTGCattttgtattttaaatatatgttCGTAGATGTTAGCGTCAGTTGGTTATGTGATATAATATAAATGACATCATCTTTAGTGTTTTCAAGCCTAACTGACCCATTattcatacaaatatatacagaaaCACATGCATATGGACGTTACAATTGTAGTAGATGGGTGTTAAAGATATTATATCAGTATTCTGAGtatttgtatcatttgaatTCAGTCAATGTTTAAAATGTTCTTGACGTatgttacattgtaaagagacagtttattccatacggaGACTTGTATTATGGATAATTTATGTTTCCCATCTAATACATTACACATGGGACATTTAGCATAATGATTTTCAGCATTACAAAACCTTTTTTAACATTTGGTACCCTTAAAAGATACAATTTGTTCTAAATAGAAGCAATGGCTTACTGCAGTTTTGGTCCTTCACATTAACATACAACTCTTGATTAAATATAGTTTTAATGCATGAATAAACACATAAAGATTTCTTTTCTAATAATTCAGAATGCCAGTTTTGACTCTTTGAGCAAACAGTTTCTTAAAATTATCTACATTATGAAAGCCCTAATACAGCCAAACATGGCCAAACAAGATCGTAAATAACAATTTGGGATTACATGCGACTAAGAAGGCCAGTTTTGATGAGAAATATACATAAGGCTTTGAAAGTTTAGGTGTCATGGAGTGGGCGTGGAAGTGTTTATAGTGTTAGGTATGTTATTGTGTCAAGTTAAATCTGGAGCATCATTCTGTGTTGCTAGGTAAAACAATAGAATTTAAATATGGaaatagaaaatgaaatatctttGATAGCTATGTTTATTTAGGAATAGTAGTCCTCAGAAATAAAGGATTGGTTATTGGTATTAAACGAGTAGGAGCAAGTGTCACAAAAGCGATGTACTGTCTCTTGAAGAAAGCACGAAATGTAAATCTACCGATTGATTGTCTAATGTCAGCTTTTCATCACCAATCTTTACATACGGATCCGAAATATGGGGACATGAGAAACTAGAACATATTGAAAGTGTCCACTTAAAGTTTCTAAAAATTGCCTCCGGTCTTAGGAAATCCTCCCCAAACTTTATGGCTCATGGTGAATTCGGTAGAAGTCCTTCAGGTATAAGAATCTATGTCAATATGTTGTCCTTTTTCGCACAAACTCGCGTCAACTGAGACGATCAAACTATCACATGTTTTATACCAATATACTAGTCGTGACTATGAACAACGCCCTACGGCATACCCGTGGTTACACTCCATAAAACACTTAAAAGACAGAACCGGTTGATCCgaaatatatgtaaatcccACGGCATATTCTACAAAGAACTCACttttaaaagcaaaacaaatccTAATCGATCACTTTATTCAAAAATGGCAAGAAGATAAACGTTCCAGCTCTAAGGGATTCTATTATCAAAACTATAAAAACACACTGTCCTTtgagaaatatcatttatttCCAAAATCTGTACACATCCCTAGTTTGAAATTTAGAACCTCAAATCTAAACTTTCCAATCGAAACTGGGAGATGGCACAACATACCGAAAGAAGAAAGATGTGTAGACCATGTAACTGCAACTTAGTTGGCGACGAATTCCATTATCTTTTTAAATTGTATGTCACTTATTCCTTACAGAAAATCATTCATCCCCTCAAAATACCACAGCTCGCCCAATTTATCAACTCTTAGCAAGGTCATGTCGCCTGTCAATTTTAAACTTAGTAAATGtttatgacccgtgaaggtcccggggtagaatacactttcagcaacccatgcttgccataaaaggcgacaatgctgactaacgggatctggtggtcaggctctctgacttgagtggcacatgtcatcggttcccaattgcacagatggatgctcatgttgttgaccactggattgtctggtccagactcgattatttacagaccgctgccatatagctggaatattactcagTGGGGAtcaacactaaactcactcactcattagtaaATGTTTATCACTTTTTGTATAAATTGTTACGTAAATAACTTATCATTATGatgcatgtttatatttatgtacatttgctaatattgtatattgtggtATATACTAATGGTGCTTTTatgagaataaagaagttgaagttgaagtaGTGCATGCTGTGTAGTAGGACGTCATATGACGTTTCTGGTTCGTTACAGTATAGTCACTTGTCAGttagttggttttttttattttatgtatcTTCGATTTATATTTTTGGATGATTCCTTAGCTGGATTTTTTCAGCGTAGAATTTGAATTTTGGTATCTACTTTTGGAAAGATGTTATATTTGAAGTTAACTTCTAAGAGTTTAAGTGCGACTTTGGTTGCTCGGTGCCAAAGATACCATTTCCTAAGATTTTTTTGCAACAAGcattttttctgttcatgaCTGGGAATTAGTCTCCTGAACCACACGTTGTGCGCTCAACAAACGCATTCAAATTCAAGTCAATAATTCAAATAAGCAAACGCGGGAACATAGGGCATATTGCAGCCGATACAATGTTCTACGATAATACAACCATTTGAATGCTTTACTGAAGTCCTGAgtgtttctgaaaacaaaaattatAGAATCTAAGATGATGACATCGTTTCTCGTCTCCAATCCAATCAATCGTTTCCAATCAATGAATTTATATGATTTCAATGTTGGTGCTGTAGATACAGGAATATTAATTAGAGCAGTATTTTGTGATGTAAGGTAAAGCATTCGACAGAGTTTGGTACAAGAGTATCATTCAAAACTTAGAGAGATATGGCATAAAGGGTAAATTATTATTAAGagttattttgaaaatagaGACCAACGTATCGTAATTAAATAGATTGAGATCTGATAATAAAGCTGTTTTTGCTGGAGTATCGAAGGGTTCAGTATTTGTTCCgttcttgtttattgtttatataaATGATATAGTTGAAGGTATAAATATACAGTATATTTGGTGATAAACATCAGGTTCCGGCGAATGGAATGAGGGAAGACGTTTGTCTGCTGAACAATATGATAGTCTCGTAACCACGTAAACTTCAGATGTGTTATGACTTTCAACATTCACTAACAAGCAAGTATTCTTTTGTGCGTGAAATCCCAGATGATGTAGTCTTTTTCAACGTCTGTTAATAATCTTCTTACTAAACCTTCAGTCAAAGTATCTCACGTCACAGACACTGGCAGTGTGAAAGGAAGGGGTCTCAAAAGTAGAGGCGCTATTCCTAAAAGACATAGGTTTTACGTTGAGGGACATAATGTGCTTTGTCATCCTCAAAAGGTTCAGGGCTACAGAATATGCGTCTCCTTTGTTCTGTGTATACAAATACGCACTGCATACAAATACTGCTTATGTCAGCCCACACATACAGTCCCAGTCTGTATTCATGCATTATAAGTCTCACAGTTCTTTTTCGTCTGCAATACAATAGCTTCTGACATCGCAAGGATGCTGATACTGATGCAAGACTACAAAAACCTCATGTGTTTATCTGCTAAAAGACCATGTCCAATGAGGCGCTTGCAAAACATAGTTTTTCAGCAACTTGGTAAAATATATCTGCAACGCATTACTGGAACGattcatatttacatttaccATGGTTTTTCAGAAAGAGCGCGAAAATATCTAGTAATAAAGTAAGAGAGAAGAAAACTCGAACACCGCAGACTTGAACATAAAACGTACCGCCTCGTcatataaaatgtttatcttttAATAAGTCACTTGCATAAGTCCAAAGAATTACAGTAAATGTGGATCAAGCACACTATTCAGATGATTTGGTCTTTATTATGTTTTCCCATTTTGACCAACCAACGCACCCATGTTCAGAATTTGGTGGCTGTGTGAACCACATTAAAAATGATGCCCTatgatacaaaatatatttttttctgggaatatttccatttttcacTAACTTTCGAGCTATATATATCCTACATGCACATTAACACCAAAACGTATACCTTCTTATTTGGAATTCGTTTTGTCTTTCAGATTTGGAGTTACATATTTTTGCTGTTTATAATCGCCTCTGCAATCATCTACTGCGTCGAAACTGTTCCAGAAGCAAGGGTGCCTCGGGAACGGAATGGTAAGCAGAGGATAGGGCAAACAATGCTGGAGAGGTTGGTCAAAGACAAGGACAACATCAAACTTAAAATGATCATCGAATCGGAAGCCCATCCGATCATGTACTACATCGACATTGTGTGTCTCTCCGTCTTCACCGTAGAGCTCATCATCCACTTTATCACTTATCCCAAAAAGGTCAGGTTCTTCAGGAAATTTCTGAACTGGATCGACATCATCACCGTGTCCATGGGATGGGTGGTGTTCTTCATGGAAAAAGGTTTTAAAGAGGGAATATTAGTTCTCTCACTGGAGCTGTACATCGCCTATCTAACGCTGAAGAGTCTGTACATCCTGAGATTGTTCCGTTTTTTCCGCTTGGCAGATCGTTTCACAGGGCTGAAGGTCATGATGTTGGCTGTCAAATCCAGTCTGACTGAACTCTCGCTGTTGCTCTTCTCCATCATGATTCTCGCCACAATGTTTGGGTCGTTCGAGTTTTACTGTGAATTTGACAATAACCATTTCGATTCAATCCCAATCTCCATCTGGTGGGCTctggttaccatgacaaccgTTGGCTACGGGGACTACTACCCAGCTTCCTACTGTGGGCGTGGCATGGGGACGATGTGTGCTTTGAGTGGCCTCCTCATCCTCGCCATGCCTATTGCTGTCATAGCAACCAACTTCAATGAGTACTATTCCAGAAACCAGTGCCGggagaagaagaggaagaaacATGGATGGGCTGAGGGAACGGAGCAAGTTGGAATAACATTTGTGAAGAAGATGTGATTTGAAGCCACCGACTGTGCATTTAAACTATAAATAAGGATATTTTTGTAATTCgtacatatcattgttattaATGGCTAAATGTGCCATTCTTATTGCCCACTCATGTCTGTTTTGCTGATGAACTAGTCCTGCATCTTTATGTCCTGCCATGTGATATATAGCTATTATTGTCTTGTGAATCTCTCTGGGTTATTGTCCTCTgatctttgtttgttgtttccctgTGCATGTGTCTGTTAATGTACAAGGATGTAGGTCTGGTATTGTCTTGGTCCTGTCTACAGGTCTTTGCTCAGTGTTAGTTATCTGCTATCGCCCACAGATTCAATGCAATGATAGGAGCGGTAGTTGTGTGTTATTGACCAGCATAGTAGGGACATTGGGAAACGTGAACGCGATATATTATAACTATAGTACCATAACGAAGAGTAAACATGGACTACGTAGAAACACAATTGGGCCACATTGTAAAGTAAACAATGAAAGCTTTAAGAATAGAAAGTAAACAGTACCAGTACTGTTTGTTTTATTCTCCAAAGAAAGGAATTCCCTTTAAGTTCATGCTTCTCTTGCGGAACTCAGTTACTAAATGTAGATTATTTCCTCAATTTCATTCGAAACTTTCAGTATTGCTTTGAAAATATGCTTAATCATTTTATATAGTTTATCCTATGTGAAAATCGGTATTTGTGACCTTTTAATTGTAGCAATCATGTCACAATGTTATTCTGTTAAAGATTGCAGAACTTTGTTGTGCCCCTTGTTAGAGATGACCATTTTCCGCAGGCATGTACCTGCACAGTGTTATACACTTTAGGATGAAGACTGTCAGTGGTTGGATACCCTTATTGATAACGCTTGTAATTAAGTGCACAGTATCACAAGCCGATATAATCTCTACAAATTCATTtgcaccagtgaagatccggcttagaACACGTcaccagtaacccatgcttatcgtaaaagGCGGCCCACGGGATCGGGGTGTTAGGGTCACtgttcacatgtcatcgttatggccttgatcactggattttccagACATGATTGTGTAGCTCCGCGGCCATACacgtggaatattgttgaatgtgacgttaagcaacaaacatagCAAATGTCGGTTAACTGGAGCAGCCTATGACCCGCGACGTATACCTTTCTATCTCCACTCCGTTATCTCCAGTCCTTTATTTATAACCTAGTAAATGTTTGCTGATCAGATGACCGTGTTAATAAAGGTTTCACTGGGGAGTGTTGTGGTTTGTATCACTTCAGTACTATCATGATACCCAGTCTGACGTCTTGCTATACAAGGAACGGTgtgatagcctaatggttaaagcattcgctcaccCTTAAGGATCCAGTTCAGAGTTCTATTCCCCTGATgggcacaatgagtgaagctcattactggtgtcctcagtcgtgatattgctggaatattgctaaagcggcgtaaaactaacctcactcactcactcatgctgtaCAGTTATTTGTGGCGTCTTTCGTGTTAACCATATTTCCTATGTAATATCTAACGCtaaatatgtattgtacatggtaaataatatatttacatctGTAACAGAGTTTTCTTATTTATTCACATGGACATATGTTGACACGGATGCAACAGTTTTAGGTACCATGCTGATTTCCTTGCTGTTTCGCATCTCCTCGGACCTTTCCATTTTGTTCCATGCTTACGAACGACTCACTAGCAAAATCTGAAAGAAAAACAGCTGGAGAAGGACAGTTTGTAAACCATTCCACTGATACGTGCACAGATCTGTGTTTTTTATCCCCCGGCATGAAATGCGGTgagatatagtcgacgcctcgtctgtctgtccatccgcccgtaatcattttgtttccggaaataactcaaaaaccgttcaatatttttaaaccaaaattgatagatataataatctgaacctatggttgtgccttttgctattttcagatttggggcatttgttttctttttccatgaaacgttttgatcTTTGTCTAAAGGttggatgggcttcgtttccggagcaaaactAAAAAACCCGTTCAATATTGTTCTggaaaacttggtagatatatcaatcagaacctaccgtggtgccttttgctatttacaggtttttatgatttaaacGTTCGGACTTACTCACAAAAGTGAGaaatgtgtttcgtttccggagcataactagaaaacgtcttaatatctgtcagtaaaacttggtagatatgtgtggccgACCCCAAAGTGGAGcatttttctatttacagatttttgtgatttattatttgcttggtttccatggaaacggggTTTCGGAcgggatggacttcgtttccggagcataactcaaaaacccttgaatatttttctgaaaaacctAGGTATACCAGTCAGaagctaaagtggtgcctttttctatttacaggtgatttatcattttcccattttgcatggaaacgattcggacTTAGTGTcgaaatggagggataggcttcgtttcctgagcagaactcaaaaacttcttaatatcgtTCTCCAAAACTTTGCAGATCTGTGGGGGAGaccctgaagtggtgccttttgccatttacagattttggtaaTTTATCTTTTCATATTTCCCGTGGCAACTTTtatgacttagtctcaaaatggagggatgggcttcgtttccagagcacaactcgaaatcttcttaatatctttctctaaaacttggcagatatgtgagtggtgccttttgctgtttgcagatttttgtgatttatcattttcccattttccatggaaacgattctgacttgaTCTCAGAAtcgagggatgggcttcgtttcggagcacaacttgaaaactatttgatatctttcagcaaaacttggcagctatttgaggcagaccacaaagtggtgctaTTTACAAAGGTTTGGCATTTTTTTTCCCGGttcccatggaaacaattcggatgGACGGGCTTCGTTTctagagcacaactcaaaaaccatttgatgTCTTTCAATTATTGTTGCAgttatatgagacagatcttgaagtggtgccttttgctgtttacaaatatatggcatgtatatttttcatgatttccatggaaacgattcacacttagtctaaaaaatcatcaagtaactgtcagattctttcaaatatgtgggggctgggggggacatgtcatcttctgatgactcttgtttcaagtAAAATACAATATTCACTGGCTAATATTACCATCAAAGAGATAAAGATCAAACAGCTTGTGTCGTGCCACctgaaaaaacccaaacaaacaaacgaaaagaCAAAACGAACAAAAACACCGCATTGAGTAAAATTGTCGCATCGGGTCAAATGCATTTCTGTTGATTTTCGATATTCATTATTCTAAATAATATTGTATCTGTGATAAAATTTCCGTTGTTTCAACAGAATGTACATATCACACATCAATAAATACAGGTATATGGTAGGTCGATTATGAATCCTGACCTGTCCttggccccgtttcacaaaactattGTAGCTCTAGGACTGTCGTAAGtcgatactgtaacatagacttacagcAGTCCTAGCGctacgatagctttgtgaaacggggtcctGGGATACTTTTGTCCCGTTCATACATTTATACTTACTACTTGAAACAGGACGAACGTTTAACATCCCTCTGattacacaataccatttagaaagtggtcaaatgtaacatatgttatacctgggattacactttcttggtgaagtacaaattctagtacataTTTGTGAGTTGAGTCCcacccgggattcgaacccacaccctcagaatcaggcacctaatcaccagcacacaaaatcagtGCCTGACTTTGCGGgtgtggattcgaatcccggatgggactcaactgaaAAATGGTACTAGAACTtctactttaccaagaaagtgtaatccagaatataacatatgttccaTTTAACATCCCTCGCCATGTCCATTATGTATCATTCTTTATGTAGAATGCGAATACCACTTCTGTATGGTGTGTCCATTTTATGATACTCTTAGAAACGCCATTTTACCGGTATATCGCACTACCTATCCATCGCTTATCCACTTGTTATTATCTACACACATCGATGCCATTAACAGTCTTTCACAGCTTGTATTTCTTAGTATGATTTGTTCGATTTCTAAAAAGGTGACATGTAACAACCTTGCCGCTCCATACaggcggaatattgctgagtgtggtgtaaaaaaTACCTCACTGTTAGTTGTTTACTGCCAGATGCTGACTGAATCACTTgagcagaaaaaaatataaaatcacatttcaatatGCACAGTTATGTAGCCATGCTGTTCCATTTTGGGTAGAAAATAATTTACTGTGAGGTTACACAGTATTAGTCGTGTATTCTTCTCAGCTGGTTTATGAAGTACTAGTAAGAAAACTGCACTTGGAAACCACGTGGTCCTTGTGAAAAACACCTAAGGGTTGTTCCatattattgttgttttatACTGATGCACTGAGACAGTAACGTCTATAGAATTGTAGCTCTGACTTCAAGGATCAATGCTGATCACTAACGACCGTTTAAATTTGATTCGATTTTGAAGCTGCATTGTCGTCGGTAGTGAATGACGGTAAACTGGACAAATTAAGACGTGTAGTAGAGCCTTATCATGAAATACGGCAAGGTCTGCAGACATTTGAATAGCAGACGAATTAATTACTCGTTCATGCAGTGGAAATACTGCAGAATTGCCAGTCATTATATTTGAACTGGATTTGAATTTGGCGAAAACAGACGTTAATGTAAGTATCAGCTGGAACAGCCAAACGCATTTCCCATTGTTTCCAGCGTTTTTAACTTGGTGGCCTTTCAATACAACCTTAGAATCTGGAGCGTTGTTGTTGCTTGTGCACATTTACTATTGTGGATTTGGCGTTGAGAGAGGGAACGTGGTAAGGCTCATTCACGATGAATTCGTATGGTTAAACTGACGTTGTCACAGTTATGATAATGTACGATGTATTGTTTACCTTTAATTTACTACAGAACGTATAAGCGCGAAGTGTTTGGTTATAGCGCCATGACATTATTGAATGCCACTGTTTCGTTAACAAACATGGTTCCTTTGACTTTCTAACAGTTGCTAGGAAACCGTTTTCGTTGACTCCTTTTCAAATTACATCTGTGGAAACATATGAAATGTAACTTTCGTTTCTATTTCACTTAAAAGTTGTTTCctgaacaatttcaaaatgacaaaaacgtTTACACTATATATGTGTTAGTGTATCGCATAAGAAACCGGTTTAATTTCgtgaatgttttttgtttaacgccTTAATCAGTAATATCTCTGCCGGATGTAGACAGTCCAACCTGAACGAGACAAACTACCGTAACAGTTCAGTTTGTTCAAGAAAATCCAGGTCCAGAAGGTGTTGGTAATCGGAGCCTTTCTTAGCACTATGACTGTTTCCGTCAGTTGTGCGCTTACGATCTCAGTTGGACTTGTTAATTAAAGCTGACAGCGATCTTATAATTTTGCTTTTTctatagaaacaaatattagaaaCGAATTTAGAGGTAACTCCTGTTGAATGTTATACAATATAATCATAAAGTATAGCAGAGAAAAATTTTTCTGTTATCCTCACCATATTGGGTTCTGAATCGAGAGTTTAATCAAGGTGGATATACTCATAGCAGTACCATGTTTGTTTGCGAAGTGGCCCTTGACAACGTGACGtcagatatatttatattaatttTGCTATTAACTACAGTTAATGCAGTTCTGATGACGACACAAACTATTTCATTTGATTCGTTTGGCGTAAGGTTGACTTAACAGATACTTTTATAGGTGATGGGTAAATCCATACTTTTCTATATCTCGGACAAAACAAATACTGTCGGCGATATATTTGGGCAATGCACAAACCTCCGCCCAGTAAGATGcatttttgaaaacaatatcCCATTCATTGCGAGATTATATAAACATCTTACGATCTGCTTGATATTCCATTGTCTATCAGTAGTTGGATTAAAGTATCAGAGGTCTGTTTCCGTTTTACCAAGTAAGTAAAGTGAAACCACTTAATAGAGAATCATCTGAAAACGAAGGTACTGTCGGAGTCTAGTGGACAGGTTTTCAGGTCATTTATTGATATCCCTATATATAGAAATATCTGAGACAGTGATCTCTATTTCGGCAAAATCGATATCAATATCGATATTGGAATGATGAAGaggtgatttttaaaaatgtcatCTGCATAAGGTCTGGAACCCAGATGTATGTTCGATAGTGCTTTCCCTTATCATGACTCATAGTCATATCACAATGTATCCCCACATTTTT
The window above is part of the Haliotis asinina isolate JCU_RB_2024 chromosome 1, JCU_Hal_asi_v2, whole genome shotgun sequence genome. Proteins encoded here:
- the LOC137282319 gene encoding potassium voltage-gated channel protein Shaw-like, whose product is MDKRNGVIKSENYDSSHTKGKVKLNVGGTVFFTTRDTINQHPGTLLSQLSSSSSFYDKVNGEYYFDRDPVAFACILNFYRTSELHLPTNLCGNSLRRELKFWQVEENNVSECCWKLLHETDQGKEVIDTLNTKLKDDDMATGMDASSWKIWQRRIYLLLDKPNSSKAAKIWSYIFLLFIIASAIIYCVETVPEARVPRERNGKQRIGQTMLERLVKDKDNIKLKMIIESEAHPIMYYIDIVCLSVFTVELIIHFITYPKKVRFFRKFLNWIDIITVSMGWVVFFMEKGFKEGILVLSLELYIAYLTLKSLYILRLFRFFRLADRFTGLKVMMLAVKSSLTELSLLLFSIMILATMFGSFEFYCEFDNNHFDSIPISIWWALVTMTTVGYGDYYPASYCGRGMGTMCALSGLLILAMPIAVIATNFNEYYSRNQCREKKRKKHGWAEGTEQVGITFVKKM